A region from the Methanofollis liminatans DSM 4140 genome encodes:
- a CDS encoding Clp1/GlmU family protein, with the protein MKIPHAYHFLMIVPHPSWDALLPVLSGTVYLIGAGNSGKSTLARWLADRGGDDTALLDGDAGQPTLGPPGTLGLALPGGGRRLRFVGALTPSMAPLATLSGLRLLLDAAYAAGAATVFVDPCGYIRGEGGREFQRRSIEVLCPDHIVAVGRDAEIDLVLSLFSCRTGLSIHRLPASPHARRRSQAARRRYREERLAGWMADARPLSLPGVLRAGVFPGRPEGYFAGLCDGDGWLLTAGVILGDAGGEIRLLAPPSLPGRAAYIEVGKFRPGFSPLPPAFRSAGQEEELFP; encoded by the coding sequence TTGAAGATACCGCACGCCTACCACTTTCTGATGATCGTCCCCCACCCTTCATGGGATGCGCTTCTTCCGGTCCTCTCAGGCACCGTCTATCTGATCGGGGCTGGAAACAGCGGAAAATCCACCCTCGCCCGATGGCTTGCCGACCGCGGCGGCGATGACACCGCCCTGCTCGACGGCGACGCCGGCCAGCCGACGCTGGGGCCGCCCGGCACCCTCGGGCTCGCCCTGCCCGGCGGCGGCAGGCGTCTCCGGTTCGTCGGCGCCCTCACGCCGTCGATGGCCCCGCTCGCCACGCTCTCAGGTCTTCGCCTCCTCCTCGACGCCGCATATGCCGCGGGGGCGGCCACCGTGTTCGTGGACCCGTGCGGGTATATCAGGGGCGAAGGGGGCAGGGAGTTCCAGCGCCGTTCGATCGAGGTGCTCTGTCCTGACCACATCGTCGCTGTCGGGCGGGATGCGGAGATCGATCTGGTGCTCTCCCTCTTTTCCTGCCGCACCGGCCTCTCGATTCACCGGCTCCCGGCATCGCCCCATGCGCGGCGGCGCTCGCAGGCGGCGCGGCGCCGGTACCGCGAGGAACGGCTTGCGGGCTGGATGGCCGACGCCCGTCCCCTCTCTCTGCCCGGCGTCCTCAGGGCCGGGGTCTTCCCGGGCCGTCCTGAAGGATATTTTGCCGGCCTCTGCGACGGCGACGGCTGGCTGCTCACCGCCGGGGTGATCCTCGGGGATGCGGGCGGGGAGATCCGCCTTCTGGCCCCGCCCTCTCTGCCCGGGAGGGCGGCGTATATCGAGGTCGGGAAGTTCAGGCCGGGATTTTCGCCCCTGCCACCGGCGTTTCGCAGTGCGGGCCAGGAAGAGGAACTGTTCCCATAA
- a CDS encoding CBS domain-containing protein, whose protein sequence is MALIECCQAPVVSVPPETPVYDVAGIMAEQNVGSVVVVEDKKPVGIVTDRDITVRVTAAGRDPKGIPVRAVMTADLLTLPDSTGLYEALEAIRKKGVRRVPVTDEGGSLVGIITVDDVIRLLAVEMERIAAVIKSGSPTI, encoded by the coding sequence ATGGCACTGATTGAATGCTGCCAGGCGCCGGTGGTGAGCGTCCCGCCGGAGACGCCGGTCTATGATGTTGCAGGCATCATGGCAGAGCAGAATGTGGGAAGCGTCGTCGTAGTCGAGGATAAAAAGCCGGTGGGGATCGTCACCGACCGCGATATCACCGTCCGGGTCACCGCCGCAGGACGTGACCCGAAAGGGATTCCGGTGCGTGCGGTGATGACCGCCGACCTGCTCACGCTCCCGGACTCGACCGGGCTGTACGAGGCGCTCGAAGCGATCCGGAAGAAAGGGGTGCGAAGGGTGCCGGTGACGGACGAAGGGGGTTCCCTGGTCGGGATCATCACGGTCGACGACGTCATCCGCCTGCTTGCGGTGGAGATGGAGCGGATCGCCGCCGTGATCAAGAGCGGAAGCCCCACTATCTAA
- a CDS encoding YbhB/YbcL family Raf kinase inhibitor-like protein encodes MERRIQKIGVRLDFIEFPTRHTCDGENLSPRLIVEDLRAPCVALIVHNPYEEGCSFSPWLAWNIDPLRYSDGRALIPEGVPPEPETDVPVRMVQGTNGYGEIGYRGPCPPPGETHRYYFRIYALDAPLALPPCSGQHDLVAAMQGHATAYGETFAMYRRP; translated from the coding sequence ATGGAGCGGCGGATTCAAAAGATTGGTGTCAGGCTCGACTTCATCGAGTTTCCTACAAGGCACACCTGCGACGGCGAGAACCTCTCGCCCCGCCTGATCGTCGAGGATCTCAGGGCACCCTGCGTCGCCCTGATCGTGCACAACCCCTATGAGGAGGGGTGCTCGTTCTCCCCATGGCTCGCGTGGAATATCGACCCCCTCAGGTATTCGGACGGCCGCGCCCTGATCCCCGAAGGCGTCCCGCCCGAGCCCGAGACCGACGTCCCGGTCAGGATGGTGCAGGGGACGAACGGCTACGGGGAGATCGGTTACCGTGGACCCTGCCCGCCGCCGGGCGAAACGCACCGCTACTATTTCAGGATTTACGCCCTGGACGCCCCCCTGGCGCTCCCGCCGTGCTCGGGGCAGCATGATCTCGTGGCGGCGATGCAGGGGCATGCCACGGCATATGGCGAGACCTTCGCGATGTACAGGCGGCCGTAA
- a CDS encoding ribonuclease HI family protein: protein MPETQDLEIYTDGASRGNPGHAAYAFIFVRDGRAVLERSGYIGIATNNTAEYRAIIAALAEAAKDTDGPVRVYSDSELVIRQITGAYRVNKEHLRDLKDEVLRLAGRFSSVTFASVRRTEPWIGRADELCNRELDSRRGR, encoded by the coding sequence ATGCCGGAGACCCAGGACCTTGAGATCTACACCGACGGGGCATCCCGCGGCAACCCCGGCCATGCCGCCTATGCCTTCATCTTCGTCAGGGACGGGCGGGCGGTTCTCGAACGGTCCGGGTACATCGGGATCGCCACGAACAACACGGCGGAGTACCGGGCGATCATCGCCGCCCTCGCCGAGGCGGCGAAAGATACAGACGGACCGGTGCGGGTGTACTCGGACAGCGAGCTCGTCATCCGCCAGATCACCGGCGCCTATCGCGTGAACAAGGAGCACCTGCGCGACCTGAAGGACGAGGTGCTCCGCCTTGCCGGGCGGTTCTCGTCCGTGACCTTCGCATCGGTCAGAAGGACCGAGCCCTGGATCGGGCGCGCCGACGAGCTCTGCAACCGGGAACTCGACAGCCGGAGGGGCCGCTGA
- the cas4 gene encoding CRISPR-associated protein Cas4 gives MAAVVLIFAIRRHYAAQQVRDEYGIPEGELVYADLGEPGDALFSENYRISGKPDYVLRDEMTGAHIPVEVKSGRAKKPYWNHILQLGAYCLLVEERYGTRVPYGILVYGDGQQHRIEFTDVIRSQVLSTVDEMRRCLQSGAVRRNHNAPVRCANCAYRAECRFSLEGD, from the coding sequence ATGGCGGCTGTCGTGCTCATCTTTGCGATCCGGCGGCACTACGCCGCGCAGCAGGTGCGGGACGAGTATGGCATCCCGGAGGGCGAACTGGTCTATGCCGACCTCGGCGAACCCGGCGATGCACTCTTCTCGGAAAACTACCGGATCTCGGGAAAGCCCGACTACGTATTGCGGGACGAGATGACCGGGGCCCATATCCCGGTCGAGGTGAAGAGCGGGCGGGCTAAAAAGCCCTACTGGAACCACATCCTCCAGCTCGGCGCCTACTGCCTCCTGGTCGAGGAGCGCTACGGCACCCGCGTCCCGTACGGGATCCTGGTCTACGGCGACGGGCAGCAGCACCGGATCGAGTTCACCGACGTCATCCGCTCGCAGGTGCTCTCAACGGTGGACGAGATGCGCCGGTGCCTCCAGAGCGGGGCGGTCAGGCGCAACCACAATGCACCGGTCAGGTGCGCGAACTGCGCCTACCGGGCCGAGTGCCGATTCTCTCTTGAAGGAGACTGA
- the tsaA gene encoding tRNA (N6-threonylcarbamoyladenosine(37)-N6)-methyltransferase TrmO, producing MMELVQIGVIRSPYKRQGDAPRQGRLADTESEIEVFPEYTAGLADVERCSHLIVLYWLDRADRTMLHATPPGQTVARGVFSTRSPNRPNPVGFGVVDLVAVEGGTLRVRGLDALDGTPLIDIKPYSSEVDAIMDVTVGWMKNMKDRPDI from the coding sequence ATGATGGAACTTGTGCAGATCGGGGTGATCAGGTCCCCATATAAACGTCAGGGCGACGCACCCAGGCAGGGACGCCTTGCCGACACCGAGAGCGAGATCGAGGTCTTCCCCGAATACACCGCCGGCCTTGCCGACGTGGAGCGGTGCAGCCACCTCATCGTCCTCTACTGGCTCGACCGGGCCGACCGGACGATGCTGCACGCCACCCCGCCGGGCCAGACCGTCGCACGCGGTGTCTTTTCGACCCGCTCGCCGAACCGCCCCAACCCGGTCGGCTTCGGAGTGGTCGACCTCGTCGCCGTCGAAGGAGGGACGCTCCGGGTGCGGGGCCTCGACGCCCTCGACGGCACGCCGCTCATCGACATCAAACCCTATTCTTCAGAGGTCGATGCGATCATGGATGTGACGGTCGGCTGGATGAAGAATATGAAGGACAGGCCAGACATCTGA
- a CDS encoding Mrp/NBP35 family ATP-binding protein: protein MAQSRETEEQCNGNCSTCPSAQKEGCDSPQKGLPPKAKIDVKHVILVLSGKGGVGKTTVSVNLASALANHGKTVGLLDLDIHGPNVPKMVGAEGQKLMVMGNKIEPIRVTGTLSVVSMEFLLPDADTPVIWRGPMKMSAIKQFLEDVNWGPLDYLVVDLPPGTGDEALTIVQLAPNIRGAVIVTTPQEVSTMDSKKAAKFVEKLDLPVIGIIENMSGLICPDCGKEIEIFGKGGGKKAAEELGVPFLGAIPIDPEMRKAGDEGRPFINRHADSPSWKAIDAVMENLVRIVEG from the coding sequence ATGGCACAATCCAGAGAAACGGAGGAGCAGTGCAACGGCAACTGCTCAACCTGCCCGAGCGCCCAGAAAGAAGGGTGCGACTCGCCGCAGAAAGGCCTCCCGCCGAAGGCGAAGATCGACGTCAAGCACGTGATCCTGGTCCTCTCGGGCAAGGGCGGCGTGGGCAAGACGACCGTCTCGGTGAACCTCGCCTCTGCCCTCGCGAACCACGGCAAGACGGTCGGCCTCCTCGACCTCGATATCCACGGTCCCAACGTCCCGAAGATGGTCGGCGCCGAAGGACAGAAGCTGATGGTGATGGGAAACAAGATCGAGCCCATCCGTGTCACCGGCACCCTCTCAGTCGTCTCGATGGAGTTTCTCCTCCCGGACGCCGACACCCCGGTGATCTGGCGCGGGCCGATGAAGATGTCGGCGATCAAGCAGTTCCTCGAGGACGTGAACTGGGGTCCGCTCGACTACCTGGTCGTCGACCTCCCGCCGGGCACCGGCGACGAGGCCCTCACCATCGTCCAGCTCGCACCCAACATCAGGGGCGCAGTGATCGTCACCACGCCGCAGGAGGTCTCGACGATGGACTCGAAGAAGGCGGCAAAATTCGTCGAGAAACTCGACCTCCCGGTCATCGGGATCATCGAGAACATGAGCGGCCTCATCTGCCCTGACTGCGGGAAAGAGATCGAGATCTTCGGCAAGGGCGGCGGCAAGAAGGCGGCCGAGGAACTCGGCGTCCCGTTCCTCGGGGCGATCCCGATCGACCCCGAGATGCGGAAGGCCGGCGACGAGGGCAGACCGTTCATCAACAGGCACGCCGATTCCCCCTCCTGGAAGGCGATCGACGCCGTCATGGAGAACCTGGTCAGGATTGTCGAGGGCTGA
- a CDS encoding FMN-binding glutamate synthase family protein, which translates to MNLRQPNANEAVGTSNRSRNVVPMSGLCTRCVDGCKGNCDIWLSAFRGREVLYPGPFGEITAGADKNYPIDFSHLNIQGYAVGARGLPEGTEIGPDTAVFSAVDTETEYGWDIKVPMRVPIFTGALGSTEIARVNWEHFAVGAALSGITLVCGENVCGIDPQLERDHNGKVSKSPEMDRRIETYKKFHEGYGELLVQMNVEDTRLGTAEYVASKHNLETIELKWGQGAKCIGGEIKVKSLDRALELKKRGYIVLPDPTNPAIQEAYKAGAIKEFERHSRLGFVTEDGFLAEVDRLRDIGFKRVTLKTGAYSMKELAMAIKYSSEAKIDLLTIDGAPGGTGMSPWPMMEEWGIPTFYIEALTYEFCGRLKARGIRTPDIAIAGGIADEANAFKVLAMGSPYVKAVCMGRALMIPGMVGKNIQKWLDAGELPKTVSKYGSTVQEIFVCYEELKEKYGERMSEIPLGAIALYTYSQRFKTGMQQIMAGSRNFSLASVSRNDLMALTPEAAEVSGIPYVMDAFREAAEDILDA; encoded by the coding sequence ATGAATCTTAGACAACCGAATGCAAACGAAGCAGTCGGGACCTCCAACCGTTCCCGGAACGTCGTCCCGATGTCAGGCCTCTGCACGCGCTGTGTCGATGGCTGTAAGGGCAACTGTGATATCTGGCTCTCCGCCTTCCGCGGCCGCGAGGTCCTCTACCCCGGCCCCTTCGGCGAGATCACCGCCGGTGCCGATAAGAACTACCCGATCGACTTCTCCCACTTAAACATCCAGGGCTATGCCGTGGGCGCCCGCGGCCTCCCCGAGGGCACCGAGATCGGACCGGACACGGCCGTCTTCTCCGCCGTCGACACCGAGACGGAGTACGGCTGGGACATCAAGGTCCCGATGCGCGTGCCGATCTTCACCGGTGCGCTCGGTTCGACCGAGATCGCCCGCGTGAACTGGGAGCACTTCGCCGTCGGCGCTGCGCTCTCCGGCATCACCCTGGTCTGCGGCGAGAACGTCTGCGGCATCGACCCGCAGCTCGAGCGCGACCACAACGGCAAGGTCTCGAAGTCTCCTGAGATGGACCGCCGCATCGAGACCTACAAGAAGTTCCACGAGGGCTACGGCGAACTTCTGGTCCAGATGAACGTCGAGGACACCCGTCTTGGCACGGCCGAGTACGTCGCCTCCAAGCACAACCTGGAAACCATCGAGCTGAAGTGGGGCCAGGGTGCAAAGTGCATCGGCGGCGAGATCAAGGTGAAGTCCCTCGACCGCGCCCTTGAACTGAAGAAGAGAGGTTACATCGTCCTCCCCGACCCGACGAACCCGGCGATCCAGGAGGCCTACAAGGCCGGCGCGATCAAGGAGTTCGAGCGCCACTCCCGCCTCGGTTTCGTGACCGAGGACGGTTTCCTCGCCGAGGTCGACCGTCTCCGCGACATCGGCTTCAAGCGCGTCACCCTCAAGACCGGCGCCTACTCCATGAAAGAACTCGCCATGGCGATCAAGTACTCCTCCGAGGCGAAGATCGACCTGCTGACCATCGACGGCGCACCGGGCGGCACCGGCATGAGCCCCTGGCCGATGATGGAAGAGTGGGGCATTCCGACCTTCTACATTGAGGCGCTCACCTACGAGTTCTGCGGGCGGTTAAAGGCGCGGGGCATCCGCACGCCCGATATCGCCATCGCCGGCGGCATCGCCGACGAGGCGAACGCCTTCAAAGTGCTCGCCATGGGCAGCCCGTACGTCAAGGCCGTCTGCATGGGCCGCGCCCTGATGATCCCGGGCATGGTCGGCAAGAACATCCAGAAGTGGCTCGACGCCGGCGAACTCCCCAAGACCGTCTCGAAGTACGGCTCCACCGTCCAGGAGATCTTCGTCTGCTACGAGGAACTCAAGGAGAAGTACGGCGAGCGCATGTCCGAGATCCCGCTCGGAGCCATTGCGCTGTACACCTACTCGCAGCGGTTCAAGACCGGCATGCAGCAGATCATGGCCGGGAGCAGGAACTTCAGCCTCGCCTCGGTCTCCAGGAACGACCTGATGGCCCTCACCCCCGAGGCCGCCGAGGTTTCCGGCATCCCGTACGTCATGGACGCGTTCCGCGAGGCCGCCGAGGATATCCTCGACGCCTGA
- a CDS encoding P-II family nitrogen regulator, with protein MKMIIAVIRPEKFEQVEKALAEKGFPAMTVSEVRGRGEQKGIALRSRGGPVTVDLIPKIRIEMAVSATFAETVVQIIREAARTGRIGDGKVFVLPLDMAAKVRTEEVSI; from the coding sequence ATGAAGATGATCATCGCGGTGATACGCCCGGAAAAATTCGAACAGGTGGAAAAAGCCCTTGCGGAAAAGGGCTTCCCGGCAATGACCGTCTCCGAGGTGCGGGGGCGGGGCGAGCAGAAGGGCATCGCCCTCCGGTCCCGCGGCGGCCCGGTGACCGTCGACCTGATCCCGAAGATCAGGATCGAGATGGCGGTTTCGGCGACCTTTGCCGAGACCGTCGTCCAGATCATCAGGGAGGCGGCCCGGACCGGCAGGATAGGCGACGGCAAGGTCTTCGTCCTGCCGCTGGACATGGCCGCAAAGGTCCGGACCGAGGAGGTGAGCATCTAG
- a CDS encoding ammonium transporter, translating to MAIDAGDTAFILICTAMVMLMTPGVGLFYGGLVRRKNIIAMITLAFIAFSVVSLQWILFGYSLAFGTDIGGFIGGLDYLGLAGVGMDGEGIPDLLFMVFQLVFAGLTLAIVTSGAAERVKVSSFIVFGLLWTTLVYDPLAHWAWGGGWAASLGALDFAGGTVVHISSGFGALALALVIGRRVGFGTYTMEPHNIPLTLIGGALLWFGWFGFNAGSALAANGLAASAFVVTNTSAAAGAIAWLVASWYRGKPSSLGMISGAIAGLVAITPAAGFVDPVSAIAIGGVAGLLCYGAMLFRLSRGLDESLDAWAVHGMGGLWGAIATGIFAVAAVGGVDGLLYGNVDQFVIQVVDAGAALVYAFGMTYALAWIVDRTLGLRVSEDEEYVGLDISQHGESAHT from the coding sequence ATGGCGATCGATGCCGGCGATACCGCCTTCATCCTGATCTGCACGGCGATGGTCATGCTGATGACGCCGGGCGTGGGCCTCTTCTACGGCGGCCTTGTGCGGCGGAAGAACATCATCGCCATGATCACCCTCGCCTTCATCGCCTTCTCGGTGGTCTCCCTCCAGTGGATCCTCTTTGGATACTCCCTGGCCTTCGGCACCGATATCGGCGGGTTCATCGGCGGGCTCGACTACCTCGGCCTTGCAGGGGTCGGCATGGACGGCGAGGGGATCCCCGACCTGCTCTTCATGGTCTTCCAGCTCGTCTTTGCCGGGCTGACCCTTGCGATCGTCACCTCGGGTGCGGCCGAGCGGGTGAAGGTCAGCTCCTTCATCGTCTTCGGGCTGCTCTGGACGACCCTCGTCTACGATCCCCTCGCCCACTGGGCGTGGGGCGGCGGGTGGGCGGCGTCCCTCGGTGCGCTGGACTTCGCGGGCGGCACGGTCGTCCACATCTCCTCGGGCTTCGGGGCCCTGGCCCTTGCGCTGGTGATCGGGCGCCGGGTCGGGTTCGGCACCTATACGATGGAGCCGCACAACATCCCCCTGACCCTCATCGGCGGCGCCCTGCTCTGGTTCGGCTGGTTCGGGTTCAACGCCGGCAGCGCCCTTGCGGCAAACGGTCTTGCGGCGAGCGCCTTCGTGGTCACCAACACCTCGGCGGCGGCGGGTGCGATCGCCTGGCTTGTCGCCTCCTGGTACCGCGGCAAACCGAGCTCCCTCGGGATGATCTCGGGTGCGATCGCCGGCCTGGTCGCCATCACCCCGGCGGCGGGCTTCGTCGACCCGGTCTCGGCGATCGCCATCGGCGGGGTTGCCGGTCTGCTCTGCTACGGCGCCATGCTCTTCCGCCTCAGCCGCGGCCTCGACGAGAGCCTGGACGCCTGGGCCGTCCACGGCATGGGCGGGCTCTGGGGAGCGATTGCAACAGGGATCTTTGCGGTGGCGGCGGTCGGCGGTGTCGACGGTCTCCTCTACGGCAACGTCGACCAGTTCGTCATCCAGGTCGTCGACGCCGGTGCGGCGCTCGTCTACGCCTTCGGCATGACCTACGCCCTCGCGTGGATTGTCGACCGGACGCTCGGCCTCCGTGTCAGCGAGGACGAAGAATATGTGGGCCTCGACATCTCCCAGCACGGGGAGTCGGCCCACACGTGA
- a CDS encoding ammonium transporter has translation MAIDAGDTAFVFISTALVMLMTPAVGLFYGGLVRRKNIISMIALSFIAFSLVTVQWMLVGYTLVFGTDIGGVIGGLDHLGLAGVGMDGEGIPGLLFMAFQLTFAGVTLAIVTSGAAERVKISSFIVFGLLWTTLVYDPIAHWAWGGGWAQTMGVLDLAGGMAVEICSGFAALALCLVIGKRAGYGMYSMEPHNIPMTLIGGALLWFGWFGFNAGSVLSANGAAANALVTTNAAAAAGALAWLFASWYRGRPSSLGMISGAIGGLVAITPAASFVDPMGALAIGAVAGLLCYGAMLLRIKRSLDESLDAWAVHGVGGLWGTVATGVFAVAAVGGTAGLLAGNPGQLLVQVVCALAAMAYAFGMTYLLAKGVDRVMGLRVSEEEEYVGLDIAQHGESLQM, from the coding sequence ATAGCGATCGATGCGGGCGACACGGCATTCGTGTTCATCAGCACCGCCCTGGTGATGCTGATGACCCCGGCCGTCGGGCTCTTCTACGGCGGCCTTGTCAGGCGTAAGAATATTATCTCGATGATCGCTCTCTCCTTCATCGCCTTCTCCCTCGTCACGGTGCAGTGGATGCTCGTCGGCTACACCCTCGTCTTCGGCACCGATATCGGCGGGGTGATCGGCGGCCTCGACCACCTCGGCCTCGCCGGTGTCGGGATGGATGGCGAGGGGATCCCTGGTCTGCTCTTCATGGCGTTCCAGCTCACCTTCGCCGGGGTGACCCTTGCGATCGTCACCTCGGGTGCGGCCGAGCGGGTGAAGATCAGCTCCTTCATCGTCTTCGGGCTGCTCTGGACGACCCTGGTCTACGACCCGATCGCCCACTGGGCCTGGGGCGGCGGATGGGCGCAGACAATGGGCGTGCTCGATCTCGCCGGCGGTATGGCCGTCGAGATCTGCTCGGGGTTTGCGGCCCTCGCCCTCTGCCTGGTGATCGGGAAGCGGGCAGGCTACGGGATGTACTCGATGGAGCCGCACAACATCCCGATGACTCTCATCGGCGGCGCCCTGCTCTGGTTCGGGTGGTTCGGGTTCAACGCGGGGAGCGTGCTCTCTGCGAACGGTGCGGCGGCGAATGCCCTGGTCACCACGAACGCCGCGGCCGCCGCGGGTGCGCTCGCCTGGCTCTTTGCCTCCTGGTACCGGGGCAGGCCGAGCTCGCTCGGGATGATCTCCGGGGCGATTGGCGGCCTCGTCGCCATCACGCCGGCCGCAAGCTTCGTCGACCCGATGGGGGCGCTTGCCATCGGGGCCGTCGCCGGCCTCCTCTGCTATGGGGCGATGCTCCTGCGCATCAAACGCAGCCTCGACGAGAGCCTTGACGCCTGGGCCGTCCACGGCGTCGGCGGGCTCTGGGGGACGGTGGCCACGGGCGTCTTCGCCGTGGCGGCGGTCGGCGGAACTGCTGGCCTCCTGGCCGGAAACCCCGGGCAACTCCTCGTCCAGGTCGTCTGCGCCCTCGCTGCCATGGCGTATGCCTTCGGCATGACCTATCTCCTTGCGAAGGGGGTGGACCGGGTGATGGGGCTGCGGGTGAGCGAGGAGGAGGAGTACGTGGGGCTGGACATCGCCCAGCACGGGGAGTCGCTCCAGATGTAA
- the glnA gene encoding type I glutamate--ammonia ligase, with translation MSADAVAAMLERIKADGVKFIRLQFSDLTGHPKNVAIPHIQAEKALTDGIGFDGSSIEGFARIEESDMVLKPDISTYTLLPWRKGEAKVARFICDVYLPNGKPFEGDPRFALKKVVAEAASMGYTFNTGPELEFFLFKMCDGEPTTQYQDVGGYFDLAPTDLAEDVRRDIVLALTEMGFEIEASHHEVAESQHEIDFKYGSALQTADNVVTFKFATKTIALLNGLHASFMAKPVYGINGSGMHTNCSLFKDGKNAFYDPDAPLQLSETALFFIGGILKHIRAITRVANPTINSYKRLVPGYEAPVYMSWSASNRTALCRVPAPRGNSTRVEIRSPDPTCNPYLTFAAILAAGLDGVKNRITPPPSADRNIFKLNAEERKAAGIDTLPGSLYESNAALMADELICNALGPHIVENLNTIAEMEWDAFRTMVHPWELDQYLSKY, from the coding sequence ATGTCAGCAGACGCGGTTGCAGCAATGCTGGAAAGAATCAAGGCGGACGGCGTAAAGTTCATTCGCCTTCAGTTCTCGGACCTGACCGGTCACCCGAAAAACGTCGCGATCCCGCACATCCAGGCCGAGAAGGCCCTGACCGACGGGATTGGTTTTGACGGCTCGTCCATCGAGGGATTCGCCCGGATCGAAGAGTCGGACATGGTCCTCAAGCCCGACATCTCCACCTACACGCTCCTGCCCTGGAGGAAGGGGGAGGCCAAGGTCGCACGGTTCATCTGCGATGTCTACCTGCCCAACGGCAAGCCCTTCGAGGGCGACCCCCGCTTCGCCCTGAAAAAGGTCGTTGCCGAGGCCGCATCGATGGGCTACACCTTCAACACCGGCCCTGAACTCGAGTTCTTCCTCTTCAAGATGTGCGACGGGGAGCCGACCACCCAGTACCAGGACGTCGGCGGTTACTTCGACCTGGCCCCGACCGACCTCGCCGAGGACGTCCGCCGGGACATCGTCCTCGCCCTGACCGAGATGGGCTTTGAGATCGAGGCCTCCCACCACGAGGTGGCCGAGAGCCAGCACGAGATCGACTTCAAGTACGGCTCGGCCCTCCAGACCGCCGACAATGTCGTCACCTTCAAGTTCGCCACGAAGACGATCGCCCTCCTCAACGGGCTCCATGCCTCGTTCATGGCGAAACCGGTCTACGGGATCAACGGGAGCGGTATGCACACCAACTGCTCCCTCTTCAAGGACGGGAAGAATGCCTTCTACGACCCGGACGCGCCCCTCCAGCTCTCGGAGACCGCCCTGTTCTTCATCGGCGGCATCTTGAAGCACATCCGCGCCATCACCAGGGTCGCAAACCCGACGATCAACTCGTACAAGCGTCTCGTCCCCGGCTATGAGGCCCCGGTCTACATGTCCTGGAGCGCTTCGAACAGGACGGCCCTCTGCCGTGTGCCCGCACCCCGTGGCAACAGCACCCGTGTCGAGATCCGCAGCCCTGACCCGACCTGCAACCCGTACCTCACCTTCGCCGCCATCCTTGCGGCAGGTCTGGACGGCGTGAAGAACCGGATCACCCCGCCCCCGAGCGCCGACCGGAACATCTTCAAGCTCAATGCCGAGGAGCGGAAGGCGGCCGGCATCGACACCCTGCCGGGCAGCCTCTACGAGTCGAACGCCGCCCTCATGGCGGACGAGCTCATCTGCAACGCCCTCGGCCCTCACATCGTTGAGAACCTTAACACGATCGCCGAGATGGAGTGGGACGCCTTCAGGACGATGGTCCACCCCTGGGAACTTGACCAGTACCTTTCCAAGTACTAA